The Lytechinus pictus isolate F3 Inbred chromosome 8, Lp3.0, whole genome shotgun sequence nucleotide sequence AGTTACTCTGCCAGTTACGCCACCCACaatgaaacaattattttatatcatttactaaaatatttttcattcaaattcatGTTTGAAGGTCTGGCTACAAGAAATGATGAGTTTCTGCCATGAATGAAAGGACGTCTCGTATACAAGGGTTAAAACTTCAAGACATCTGCATCCCACACACATGCACAATATACAAACCCTATTGTATGTATACGGACAGAATAAAATAACGATACAGTACACTATTCTCtatttcttaataataataaaacacaagTATCAATAAATGTTACATGAATAGTTACCATTAAAGGCGGAAGCATATATGTAATTCTTGAATCAACTTCAAgtcaaaaaataattatcatacaGTGCAATACCATAGAacataatttgtaaaaagtcacaCATATAAAAAGTCAATGgatgtgaattaaaaaaaaaggataaaaataataaaatcaggggtggggggggggggataaaaacAAGGCAAGGACACACATTTAATTTGTCAACGTTTGTTCTTGGGATTGGATGCTTTCAGCTCGCTCATATTACATTGTCACAAAAACAAGACTGTGGTTACACCTGGACCGTCTGACGAGACTAGTTGTAAATAATaagctgttataagctactaaaattaGGAGACAggctgttataagctactaaaattgGGAGACAAGCTGTTATAAGCTCCTAAAATTGGGAGACaagctgttataagctactaaaattgGGAGACaagctgttataagctactcaATATGGCAGATATGAAGGGCTAAGAGCACATGAAAGGCTGAACAGGTGCTTTTAGAAAGGTGATTCAGCAAAAAATGCCTCatcacacacccacccacatcTGTAGATGTCTACAGTACCTTCTCCCTTATAATTATTCttctataattattattaggttatgtttttgttttagaGCCAAGCCTTTGAAAGGCCATTGGCCTATGCatggctccccccccccccattctcgtTTTCTCTTATGTATTTCCACATCAAATTCTTCTTCCAATTTGAATTGTATGTTGTACGTCTTTTAATGAGATGCAgggtcccatcttacaaagagttacgattgatccgattaatCTCAAATATATGGACATCCATCAATCTCATAAATTTTTCTTAAGGAAATtcgcacaatgtcctttgtaaacaaaggagaacacaccaaattgtaaagaaatcaatgaatttatggatatgaattcatatctaaatttttttttgaccaaacgtgcattttatatgttgactttgctggctttccatagttgcgattgattggatcaatcgcaactctttgtaatacGGGCCCCTGATCTCAATCATGGTGCTACTATGGGGCTTCTtccaaaatcagacaagtattTGATACACTCAAATGTTGACCTTTATTTCCTCTGTCAAATTCACTGATTTGTGATACATGGTGGGTGAGATACAAAAATAGGGGGAAGTGCAGTTGAATGATCTCCCCAAAACAATTGATCTCTGCATTTTGTTCATGATTCTTGTTTGTGCTAAATAGTCTTATGaaaacttgattgaatgcatCCTCAGATGGACGACAAAGGAAGTGGGCCCATATATGTCACTTGGTAACCTCCTCAAGAGGACGATATAGAAACATGATTCTTGGCATAAATACTGCAATATCAAAACATGCTGCTGACTGGGAAGCTACTTTGTATAACTGCTTTCTGCTCTACCAAAAGTTAAATAAGCATAAGTGCCTTCCTACAAATACCTAACGCCTGTGTATGTACACTGTAATCTAGGTATCATTGGGAAGATGTGACAGGTTTCTCACTGTCCATCTCATTTTTATCAAGTTCAGTGCTACCAGTGCTGGTGCTACTGCTAGAAGTGGTGGCAATACTAGGTGCACTACTggagctacgcatgttgggtACTGGGCGCAGTGGTTCTGTTTTTGCTATGATGGATTCTATACTCAATACGCGTTCCTTTGGACGCTTTTCTGGCTCCTGTAATAATCTTCGACTGTCCTTGGTACCGTGATTGGTTTCAAAGTAGTAGTCTCTGAAACGACGTAAggattctttttccttttccttagGAGGTTGAATCGAGGACGCAGAAGGCTCGTGTTCGGTCTGTGTTTCCATCGGACTTGGAAACTGGAAAAACGTGCCCATCTGCGATCGTTGAGTTGGAGTGCAAGGCAAGGAGCGTGACGAGGGACTGGAGTCAAAGAAAATCTTGGGAGACTTTGTGTCGTTGTTCTCTGCGAATGAAGGTGGGCGCGAGATGTCGCGGTTCCATTTGCGTTTGAATCGCAGCTTGATAGGGACTGATTCTTGATTGCTGTTAGAGCTATCGTCCGCATCCAGAAGGTCTTCCTCAGATCGACTCTCATTACTAGTGTGGACAATGACCCTGCGTGGTGGCCCAGGACTTCCTCTAAATCCTGGTCCAAATCGTCGAGCATCTAGCCTGTCGTTGATTGGGGGAGCACTGCTTGGCGGCTTGATATCAAAAAGCTTTGAGTCGACTTTAAGTGGTGGTGGAGGCGTCTTCCGACATGGCTTGACATGGTCTTGCTGCTCTTCTGGAGGGCTGGTAATTGTACACGGCACAGGTTCAGGCGTTTTTCTaacacttgcagagtttgtgatagttctgtcatctATGGTGATAGCGGGCGGGACACGACGCTCGCTAGCCTGTCTGGCCTGTTTCTCAGCCATTCTACGCAAGTATAGTTCTGACTGCACTGGCCTTTCTGGGATGCGTATTTCCTTTTCAGGAGACTTTTGTAATCTTTGCGTCTCTAGGTTTTGTTGCTCTTGTCGAAGTTGTTCTTGTCGTTTGAGTTCTTGGCGATTCTGTTCCTGTCGCTTCTGCTCCTCCTGACGCTTTTGTTCCTCTTGTCGCTTTTGCTCTTCCTGCCGCTGTAACTTCTCGGCCGCAGTCAGCTCCAGATTTCTGATGCGCATTTCGTTCTCTGTGTGCGTGCGCCACAATGTGCCAGGAGACGCCGGCACAGACAGAGGGAAGGCCCTGGCATGCGCATCAGCCACACGGAGTTGAGCGACACGCTCGTGCTCTAACCTCGCGATTGCTGCCTGCGCTTGAGCCTCTTGATGAGCCCTTTGGATCTCTGCTGGCGTGTAGGTGAACCTTGCTGGGCCATGCGGGTGACCGGGTGCTGATAAGAGCGGACTCATTGTTGAAGATGGACTGGCTAGCGGTGATAGATAACAAGGACTGGCCGGCAGAGAGTGGGAGAAGATAGATGCTGGCCGCATCATCTGAAAGAGTAAAAGGGGAAAACAATgttttatgtaatgtaacaaGGGCCATCAAGTAAATATTCTGAAAAGAGAAAGAACGTCATGAAATAGttcagaaaaaaacaaactGACTTTACAAAGTAGACCTCAAATGGAAGTATGTACCGGCAACAACCTATATACATATGAATACTTAATTTCAAGAGAGcaaacaaacaattttttttaaagacttgtGTACGGAAGGagttttcaaatgaatactcATTTATATAGGTTGAAAGGTTTGACTGAGAAGACTTCTTTAAAATACATAAGGACATCCCCTTCTAAATTAACATTGCTGTGTCGTTCTAGATGaatcacactttttttttctattccacCCACTGGCATTTGTACATAAAAACAATGGTGGATTGGGACACTCCATGTGAAATCTTACATACTGCGAAGCCACTATGACCATCTACAGGAAAATTAAAGCTACCTTTTCAAGTGTCACAAGAGGTCATGGGTGAAGAACTATTGCTCACTTTAGGTTGGTTGCAAGAATTATAGACTATGCTAAGTTCCATGATTTATTGCCCTAATTTTCAATTTCTGTGCAGAGTGAAAACGACCAAGTAGCAGATGATTTGAAAAGCAATCATAACATGAATCCTAAAGGGGTGTTAAGTAATCTGTGCTGCTATGTCAGGGACAGCCTGGAAGAAGTGACAGTAGATTTTGGATATTTTATCACGTTAGTCTAAGGAACTCACATGATTTGTGAATTTTTTAATGCCTTTAAgattgcagaaataaagaaggtACTTACTTGAAAGGCAGGTCCACTGTAATTGTGACGTAGATTAGGGCTCATCAAACCGGCTAATCTATGATCATGTTCACTGAAACCAGGTGGCAAGGCATGATGGGTAGGCGTGGGAGGATGAACAGACATGGTTGATGGTGGCTCGGTGTCTCCCAGACTATGGGAACGGTGGCGGCGGCTGCCAGGTTTCTCGTCGCCATCCAAGGACTCCCCAGAGTCGCTGCATGATCCGCCTTCTTTCGTCAGGTGGGACGGTGTGCTTGGTTCATCATCCATGCTCGGATCTTCCGTTGAGGAACCAATTCCACCCCGAGAGGCAGGAATGAATGGAGGCACATATTTGAGGTCAGTTCCTGGGTAGTTCACCAATATCAACTTGCTGAAGTTGAATTTGTAGGTGAAGCGCTTGCCTTTGGTTTTGTTCAAGATCCGCTTGTTGTAGTAATATCTGAAACAGGATAGGTTGATTCaacgaaaaataaaaatgaattgttaCAAATTACACAAACCAAATAGAAATAATAAGCAAAAGAGGCAAACACAAAAAGAAGACTCAATTTGCTATCTGATGAGGTCAATCCCAATGTTGAACATCCAGTACACATACAAAAGGTCCTTGAGTGTCCACGTGCTAAATTGCACAATTCAACAATTATTCAGcatggaaagaaaaagaaattaaaaaagaaccCCAGAACTTAGACATTTGATTCCCAGAAAGGCCAACATGACACCTAAAGAgtgatctgtttttttttctaagaatgtttttttccagaacttgtaattgtatttttccTTACAACAATCTGGGTGTAAGTCCTCCATGGTACTCACCTAAGTGCTCGACTAAGTTTATCATAGTTCATGTGCGGCTTGCACTTCCGCATTCCCCATAGTCTGGCTAGCTCATCAGGATCCTTGATGAGGAACTCCCCATAGTCACCTTGCCAGGCAATCACGTCACGGAACTCTTCCTTCTGCAGCAGCTCCAGGATGAAGTGCCACAACTGGATCTGCCGGCTGCCGGGACTTGACTCCGGTTTGTAGGCCCAGTCTGGATAAGCAACACCACCTCGAGTGAGGCGAGGGATAGCAAGAGTTAGCAAAGGAAAAAACCACGTAAGCACCTCTCATAAACTTGGTCACATAAGGTACTCAGTTACCCGACTTACAACTGATACTGCCTGAGGCATAAAATTTCCTGCTGCAAGAGCTACTTTGGTCTTAACTTCTTCTAATATAAGAACTAGCAAGGTTTGTGACTTTGATTTTGATTCACAATGTCAGTACGATAAGGGTTAGTACTGGGTTTGTCACTACAGAAAGAATCAATTCCTTAACATCATGAAGTGGAAAAGGTAATAAAATCTACGTGTGGATTTTATGCCTCCCGAATTATTCAACAAAGTATACTAAATCAGAAGCTTGTCATTCTTCAGGCTTCATAGGTAATGCCTAGGTCATATGTCATAAGATCTGCTGCTTTTGATTTCTACGCTCAGTAATTTACTGTTCACCAACATGCATGAGAAGGAGCCTCACAAGCTATTACCATGGCATTTGATGAACCGCAATCCTGTCATGTCTTGGTGAGGACACCCACAATCAATAAGTCGATTATTATGGCACTTTTGGGAGCAAGAAAGGAttcagaggaaaaaaaaaacccagatacCTGTGTCCTTCATCTCGACCTATCCGTTTGAAGTAACAATCACTTATCTACAAGTTTACTTTCATGTATAGTAAATGGCATTTAATTGGCTACTTTAGATGTAATGCAACAAGGTAAACCCCTGTAGGTTCTAAATGGAGAGCAGGATGCTTCTGAACATGAACCAATGAGGCACTAGCATATGTGACCTACCACCCCAAAACCGCCAATAAGTTGCCaggtaaggttctctgtaaatagccaacATAGTAATTTAGtcttcaaaaacaaaaaatttaaataaatttttcttcttcatactgtgaaaatttgaagtcgtgaagttgaataaaagaaaagataccagagtttcttggacactactTTTTCGGACTGCTTGGGAGTTTCCctgagattacacagtatgcacatctcgtgcttgagtgaaccttgaacttcaaaccttgttttctcatttttttaaagctctTCCCGAATTTCCTCCGCATTCAACCAAGCACTTTTAATGGCGGTTGTTGATCAGttttaatatattatatttattatcaagctcaataaaaatctcaatattcattttgatatgTTAGGCCCTTCCTGCAGGTTTAAACCTAGCTGCATATCATTCATACCAATGGTTAGAAagaattgaaaagaaatgatgTTTACTTGAGTTCCATAGTGGGACGGTCGGGCTTGCCATTGGGCCCGAGCCTTGAGGGACCGGAGCGGTGGAGTGCTGAGATGGTGAAGGCGGCACTTGAGTTGGCGGGCCCATGGGCTGTTCCATCCTACGGTACTGCATCAGAAGTTCCGCAGAGGGAAGCGGAGGCTGCAGAGACAACGGCAGCCCGGGAACTATGCTGGTGACGGCAGCGGTGCAGGCCGGTGAGACCCCGACGTTGGGGGCGCTGCTTAGAGTGGTGGTGGCGGGTGGCGGGCAAGGCATCAATCACGGGTGCGTTTCAGTAGCGTAGAAAAATATACGGATCTAATGAGGAGAGAATGAACGAGAAAAACAAAAGGGCAATTATAAAACCTTGATCACAGTTAACTTTAATGGAAGGTGTCTGTAACAGGTGCAAGAGGGTGAGAGATAACTCCTTCCCCATAACCGATAAGAAACAGATTTGAATAGGTCAAACataatttaaatttatttgataATCTTCATGCAAGTGATAAATTATTGATGTgtaaaataaaaggaaacaaTGGGAGGCGatttagaccccccccccaaaaaaaaaaaaaaaaaaaaaaaaaaaacagcgccTCCTCTTTCCGTTTCCTTTTGAACTtgtccttttcttcttcttcttctccttgcgatgatgataatcaaggtagagaattaaaaaaaattcgaCTAATGAAAGGCAATTAAAATGCACCATTTCATATCACCAAAAGACAGTGCAATGAAAACAATGATACATGTAGCCCccagcaaaaataaataaataaagaataaataacaaTCAGTCAAATTAAGAATTATTATCATAGTGGTTATGATAATAAAAGTTATAGTAAGTTGAAAGTAACATACAATGAATCATAATTGACATATAACAATGTTTATAAAATTGTGAagttcatatcataaaatagtTCATGGCCCTgaggaaggagaaaaaaaacagaaaggaGGGGGGGGAGAAAAGAAGCAATAATAGAATAAGGAGGTCGGTGACCATATTTAAGAACAAGGCAATGAAGTGAAGAGAGTAAAAATGTgactgatacccctttcataaacccaataaaacccaattatgcggctaatagcagcataatttggtcgtaaaatcagaggaggacaagagttatccgcattattctgatgctgctattatccgcataatagcggcatcgggacaagattttgagtttatgaacgtatttccaaataatgcggataattgccatggtgcggtcacaaggtcacccttttccaacacaaccgcatcggagggggcgtgtccagttgtcatgacgattatccgcctttttcaggacgggcggtcgtaaaaataatgcggataattttcggagtttgtgaacgcaatttttattgaattatccgcattactcttaggcggctaattggaggataggttttattgggtttaagAAAGGGGTAAAAGACAGAAATACATATGTAATTAAAATTGTCTACATACAGTTGCTACAAACATGTAGGTTAAATTTACGACAAAGATTTCAATATATTGGCAGTTAATTTCAGTATTATGAAATGAACCAATCAAAGTAAAGAGATATTTCAAACAAGCTCAATAAAATACAGTTGACTGGTGTGAATAgtgacagtaaaaaaaatgttaaaaatttgttttaatgtcaataacattattttacaataggcctgttttatttgaaatatgaggaaaataataaagagaacATGAGACAAGAGATAACGGAAGAGTTTCATGAAAGAGAAAGACTGATCGACATTATGCCTTGCATATTACTTCCTGTTCAGTAGCAagtatactattattattgtcattggCCATGAATTACTGTAGAATCCATTTTGCTATCCTTTTCATATCCGATATGACACGACCGTTCACCATTAATTGTGTAGTTATAAAattgtatccgttttatttccaCATGACCACGGTACACAAAACGAATGAAATTAGAAAGGGAGAGAAGGTGAGAATTGATCATGGCCGAGAAGAAAATGGGCAAAAAAActgggggaaaaaatgaagaggggACGGGGAGATtcaagagagagatggagagatgagGGGAAATGagagataaaaagaaataaaaaagagggaagtaaaaaaaaaagaagagaggtaAAGGTGTAGAATTAGAACACGACTAAACAAGGAAGGCATCGTTGAAAGAGGTTAAAAAATGATGTGAAGTCGACAGAGTGAAACTATCATctattttctcctttaaaatataaaaaaacatagaaaatgaGTGACGAGCCAGTATATAGTCATATCCACCTGACGTGATATCTATTGTAATTTCAACTAAATTGTTCATAGATTGATAGAGAAGACAGATAGTTGTAAGGCAAACAGGAATCttaagagtgagagagagaggggggagaaagaCACAAACagaaatgaagagaaaagagaCAGACACAAAGAGAGGAGGAGTGGAATGGGAGAGAGGAGGATGGGGGGAGGTGGttggaaaggaagagagaataGACAGATGACGGGAGTGAAAagatgagaagaaagaaagagagtggACGTGATCTCGTCATCACAAACGTCAGAGCATTATCATCAATTTGGTAAAATAATCAGGGGGTAAAATACAACATCAATCGGAAATAAGGACGGTAGAAATCATATGCCTACTTATGCCTTCAAGCACATGGCCTTCATCAGGTTGCTTTCGATAAAAGCCGTTTTAAAAATATACTCTAATATCAACGATGAATAAAGATATAGACTAATTCCAGTAGCAATGCAAATGAAACAGATACAAACTTAATGTCATCAGTTATTAATGTCTTGAGATTTCATtcccattttctttcctttcattcACTCCCTTCCGCTTTCTTCAACAACTTATCTAATTTGTACAGTATTTGATTGTCTGGTTCTGCCTTTGGAATCAGAGAGGAAGTAAATATATCTACGACATTTATTGCCACACATTTCTTTATCCCACGTATTTTGAGGAGAGCTATTTTGGACGAAATCCGGAGgacttacaaaaaaaatccaacGGTTCCTGTTTCTTGGATTAGAGTGAAGCGGGGGATACCATGGCAACGCATGAATCCTAAATATAGAAATGGGAAgaagatgagagagagagggagagagtgaaAAGAGGAGCGCTGAATAACCTGAGTGATGTTATTCGTGGTTCGGATATGCTTTTGGCTCTTTCTATTTCTGAACCTTGTTTATTCACAACGATAAAAGGGGCTCCCCTTCCGTCTTAGTCGCTCAAGACAGGCGTAACGCCGCATACATCTCAAGAACAACGCCTCATTACACAGTCGTCAGAGCGAGTTTAAGGATCAATGCATCTCAGCAGCCTGTTCACGGAGACTAGTGTGATCGCGCGTGTGACGTGCGTCTTATTTGCATACATGAGAAAATACCCCGAACGAACGGTCGCGAGGCAGCGATGTACGTACgtagttggtctaattttagcGCCTCGCATGGTAAGGAAGGGAAGACGAAAGTTATAATTGTATATCAATGAATAAAGATGAGGGATAAATCCGAAAAAAGGTCTCTGTATCTATATTGGACTAATACAGAGAGTAGACCCATTGAATTAGCGTTCGCGGTACTTATAACCATTTACAAATCCCCATCGAGTGGGAATAATCAAAACATCCTTTCTTGAGgatatttttcaatcatttcgGGAGATTTAAAGGTAGTAGTGCACGGGAATCGGAGCCACGCAATTACTGTTCACTATACATGCTATATCTGATAGCATGAGACGGTGAATTTCCGCCATTACGAAATGCAATTTGAATCATTTTAAATGACAAAGAGAAGAACATTATGATGCTATTTATCATGATGATGCTATGATATTAATATGACTAAAAATAAATAGCAGATAAATGCATGAAAAAAGGTAGACTCTATCATttagatgattttgatttattgtcCAATATTGACAATCCTTTTCCGCCACTTTAGAAACAGGAACCTTTGATAACGCTGCCTGTAATGCTTCTTCATAGCAAGATTGAACAAGATAATTAAAGGCAGGTAAACTTCAAAATTCTGCCAGTTATGCATTCTGCTAGGTTTAATGGACGGGGAacatattttgaagataaaaagaATATGGATTTTTAAGCGTACGTGcggaagagaaaaggaaataaattggTCAGTGATATTGAGCGtcataaaaaaattgctaaaatctTCGTGCTAAAATATTCGTTTAATTTGGTCAAATTTCCGTAGTACCTTCTTTGAGAAAGAATTTAATCTAATCATCATTTTACACTTTGCTGGCTTCCCATGtaaggggccgcggaagcgggggctgggggggggggcttcagctcCCCCTTTttcccaaaaccgtgtacaaaaacgaaaaaatgaccatatgattgtgattttttgcatggtcagcccccgccccccccccccactttgaaaaccgttccgcggcccctgtgtataacatgtataaagaatttgaattatgctcattttctttccttgatAACGTGACGTCATCAGCATTCATACAAATATCTTGCAGGAGAGAAAACGTGACGATGATTATGATACTGTCACATCAACAAAACCGACTCCGAAACGACCGATAatatcattggtaataacgAAATCAGGGCCCCGTCACACAAAGATGAGCGATTAATCACTtcatgaaatggcctatcacgATCATCGTTGCataagcattttgctcagtacaCTGAAGagtaaccaatcagaattgctctttcaatTTAACGATTAATCGCTACCTTTTGTGTTACGGTGCCAATGATAATAGCTTTGGTCGGTCtgggcacagaccctgattgaaacttttatcaacaagtgtgtctccacgcaaagactagcacatacaaaacttgctgtttcaattcggccttcagtacacaaggcatgagtaggctgcaattcagacccttcaCTCGAGCGAAGGGTTTGCACTGCAGACTAGGTCTGGGTCCGGTAACACAAAGCTTGATATTCACGATTGATTGCACatttgtagtcaatgcaatgaaattaaTCAATCGTAGACAAATgttctacaattgattgctaAGAGTTGTGTTATATTGGGTTCGACGGTGTGACTGTGTCGTAACGATCTTCATAAGACAGACATTGTAATTTATGCTGATCGGGCCACAgtcaatttcataaaatcattataCTCagtaagaaatatattttattttctctctctctcttaattaTCATCTAATCACATTTTTAAATCTATCATTAATACCAACAAATGAATCTGTAAATCTGTGATTTTTAATACAAATCTGCACATCCAATATATTATATAGAACCTTTTCTATCTTTGTTTCTATTAACTAACCGTGTAGAACAGCTATGCAGGAGTAAGACGCATAATTATGaacatcaccattatcattaccaaTGTATGTCATAGTGAATTATCATTagcatggcataatttccttcagcaagaaattcatccacattgtgctgcacttaacccaggtgagatgaatgggtacctggcatcAGGAATGTACATGCAAGGAGATAAAGttagagtgatatctccttggtacatgtattccttgaaaagccaccgcgctgtaaaaggctgcggggctataAAGCCAGGGTACTTGAGGGTAATATTATCCAAGTCGTTTGGAATAATAAGAGTATGCATGTATCTATATTGCGCCTTTTCCAGGCGATACAAAGCGCTTCGTGATGCCATCCTCGGTTAGCATGCATGTA carries:
- the LOC135155195 gene encoding serine/arginine repetitive matrix protein 1-like isoform X2, with translation MPCPPPATTTLSSAPNVGVSPACTAAVTSIVPGLPLSLQPPLPSAELLMQYRRMEQPMGPPTQVPPSPSQHSTAPVPQGSGPMASPTVPLWNSNWAYKPESSPGSRQIQLWHFILELLQKEEFRDVIAWQGDYGEFLIKDPDELARLWGMRKCKPHMNYDKLSRALRYYYNKRILNKTKGKRFTYKFNFSKLILVNYPGTDLKYVPPFIPASRGGIGSSTEDPSMDDEPSTPSHLTKEGGSCSDSGESLDGDEKPGSRRHRSHSLGDTEPPSTMSVHPPTPTHHALPPGFSEHDHRLAGLMSPNLRHNYSGPAFQMMRPASIFSHSLPASPCYLSPLASPSSTMSPLLSAPGHPHGPARFTYTPAEIQRAHQEAQAQAAIARLEHERVAQLRVADAHARAFPLSVPASPGTLWRTHTENEMRIRNLELTAAEKLQRQEEQKRQEEQKRQEEQKRQEQNRQELKRQEQLRQEQQNLETQRLQKSPEKEIRIPERPVQSELYLRRMAEKQARQASERRVPPAITIDDRTITNSASVRKTPEPVPCTITSPPEEQQDHVKPCRKTPPPPLKVDSKLFDIKPPSSAPPINDRLDARRFGPGFRGSPGPPRRVIVHTSNESRSEEDLLDADDSSNSNQESVPIKLRFKRKWNRDISRPPSFAENNDTKSPKIFFDSSPSSRSLPCTPTQRSQMGTFFQFPSPMETQTEHEPSASSIQPPKEKEKESLRRFRDYYFETNHGTKDSRRLLQEPEKRPKERVLSIESIIAKTEPLRPVPNMRSSSSAPSIATTSSSSTSTGSTELDKNEMDSEKPVTSSQ
- the LOC135155195 gene encoding serine/arginine repetitive matrix protein 1-like isoform X1; protein product: MPCPPPATTTLSSAPNVGVSPACTAAVTSIVPGLPLSLQPPLPSAELLMQYRRMEQPMGPPTQVPPSPSQHSTAPVPQGSGPMASPTVPLWNSSGVAYPDWAYKPESSPGSRQIQLWHFILELLQKEEFRDVIAWQGDYGEFLIKDPDELARLWGMRKCKPHMNYDKLSRALRYYYNKRILNKTKGKRFTYKFNFSKLILVNYPGTDLKYVPPFIPASRGGIGSSTEDPSMDDEPSTPSHLTKEGGSCSDSGESLDGDEKPGSRRHRSHSLGDTEPPSTMSVHPPTPTHHALPPGFSEHDHRLAGLMSPNLRHNYSGPAFQMMRPASIFSHSLPASPCYLSPLASPSSTMSPLLSAPGHPHGPARFTYTPAEIQRAHQEAQAQAAIARLEHERVAQLRVADAHARAFPLSVPASPGTLWRTHTENEMRIRNLELTAAEKLQRQEEQKRQEEQKRQEEQKRQEQNRQELKRQEQLRQEQQNLETQRLQKSPEKEIRIPERPVQSELYLRRMAEKQARQASERRVPPAITIDDRTITNSASVRKTPEPVPCTITSPPEEQQDHVKPCRKTPPPPLKVDSKLFDIKPPSSAPPINDRLDARRFGPGFRGSPGPPRRVIVHTSNESRSEEDLLDADDSSNSNQESVPIKLRFKRKWNRDISRPPSFAENNDTKSPKIFFDSSPSSRSLPCTPTQRSQMGTFFQFPSPMETQTEHEPSASSIQPPKEKEKESLRRFRDYYFETNHGTKDSRRLLQEPEKRPKERVLSIESIIAKTEPLRPVPNMRSSSSAPSIATTSSSSTSTGSTELDKNEMDSEKPVTSSQ